The genome window GTCTACTGGGCTATGAACAAAGAAACTAAAGGAAACATGTGCAAAAACAAGTTGATATCTAAATGAGACCTCCCCACAAAACAAAGTGAATTCGGATGGGGCTCTGAACTCCTCTCTCTGCCACTCAGCAGTAAGCACCCCGAAGACCGTCGGTCTCTACCAGTAAGTGCTCTAGAGGTGTCAGCCCTCAGCCCGTGCATCTCCAGCCACAGGGCCATCCAGGTCCAACGCAGTGGGGTCCCTTTTCTCTCCAGAGCTGGGCCGGGGAGGGGCTGTTCCAggttgaagaaactgagtcagaaCGGTGAGATGCCAGGTGCTGGCTGTGATGAAAAGTCAGATGTAGAAAGCGCTCGGGCCCCAGTCTCCAGGCAGAAGTCAGAGAAGCAGAGGAGAGCCCCCAGCGTGCCCCAGAACTCCGCGGGAAGTGGGGTGAAGAGGCTGGGAGCgctggggaggtggcaggggaGGCAGGGCCTGCAGTTCTTCACGGAAGAGGCAAGTGGGGGCCTAGCAAATggcaaggggaggggaaggactgCTCCCGTCAGGCGTAGAACTCTTCCTGTTTGCTAGGCTTCTGGTAGGCCCCACCATTGGCTTGTTTGGGCTCCTCCAAGGAGTAGCTGCCCTCATCCTTCTTCTTCATCCGGTACAGCATGAAGCCCACCAGGCACACGGCAAAGATGAGCCCCACGAGGCCTCCAGCAATGACCCCTGGGTGGGTGGACAGAGGCTGGCTCAGCTCGGCTATTCCTGGGGCTGAGCAGCCCCAGAAGTAGCCTTGGCTGTGGTCAGCCCCACACCAGAGCTAAAGACagaccccccctccccacccactggAGAGAAAACTCACCTCCCAGCACTTCCTTCCTGTCCAGGAGCCCCTGGGAGGCCCCAGTCGCCCCGTGTTCCACTGGGGGCTCATTCCGCTGCTCATGCTCTGTAGCAGCCTCAGCTGTGCTCTCCGTGGGCACCTCAAAGGTAAAGTCCTACGGGAGGGCGGGACCCATCAGATGGGGCGGCCGCTGCCAGCAGCAGCATCCAGCTCCATTTCCAAACCTGGAAGCAGCTCAGGCCTCCCCGGTCACAGCTGCCACCGGCTCAGACACAGCCCACCAGGCCTCTGGACCCCAAAGCCAGGCCCCTCTAGCCCCATCACATAGACCCTGGCTGGACTGTGGCAGAGATAGCATGTCAAGTGATATAAAGCAcatgtttttatgtgaaaataaagaGGCCCATGTTCGTGGAAAGTGAAATTACCACGCCACTATAAGACAGACTAAGGCTGGGTAGAACTTCTCCACTTGCAGCAGGGAGCTGCCCAAGTCTGGGAAGCCCTCTTTGGTGATCTTAAAGGACTCTTTTGCTCTGGTCTCGTATTTAGCCCATCCCACCCTGGACTCGGTCCTGGAGGTGGGGAATGTGGGGCCTCAGGAGCCTGTCCCATCTTCACAGTGAGGAAAATGATGTGCTCACAGGACACAGGGTGCTGAGTGTGTCAGGTGACCAacctgtgcccccaccccaaggcTCTGTGCTCGACTGGTCACCAGGGGCCACTTCACCCACAGGCCACCCAACGTCCCAGGAAACGCAGAGGACTACAGCGGGCAGACACTCACAGACTCCCCAGAACCTTCTCCTGCTGGGAACTGGGTGACCGCTCCATCCTCGTCAGCCTTCTCAGTGGCAGAAGGACCTCTGTCCTCCCCGCTGGGAACGCGAGGGTCAAGATGGCCAGGTCCTGTGGGAGCTGAGGTCTCATGGTGGTCCGGCTGCATGGCCCTGTGGGAATGAGAGGTGGCAGGTGCCTGGGCAGTGGTGGCTCTTGCTGTTGATGCCCGGTGGGCGGTTGGGTGTGGCGACGTCTCACGGGGCGGGTGGGTGGTATCCTTCTCCTGGGTGGTAAAGTCATGCTCCTCCTTTGACAGGAACACCGCCTCTCTCTCCTCAGGCCCCTCTCCAGCCGGCGGGATGGAGGTGGAGACAGCGATGCTATCAGTGCCGGTGGGCTCTAGAGCTGTGGGCATGATTGTCAGGAGCCCCATGTCCTTCCTGGTGGAGAGGGTGGGCCGTGACAAGGTGATATCTTGCAGAGCACCTGCAAGGCCAGAAGCAGAGcttgttggggtgggggagacctCAGAACATCTAGACCAGCCAAGCTCAGGCTGTGAGGATGGCTTGGGTGAGAACCTATGGCTCCGGTTCCCAGCCCAGCATAGCAAACTCGTCCTCCCATGAGAAACTCTGTCCCCCAGGTAGAGCCAGCTGAGCTTAAACTTGACTTGAAAATGGACACGGAGAGTTGCCTTTGTATGGAGATAGCCTGGTCTCTGGAGCCATGTGATACCAAAGCCATCTGGGAAGAAACCTTTCCTGTAACTGCTGAAGCCTGCTCCATGGGTGGGGGCATCCTCGGGGGCCTGAATGCCTTATCCCCAGTGCACACGCCTCTTGGGCTCCCTCCCAGCTACACCTGCTCTCTCCCCAGAAAGGTCCAGGCCCCCAAGAACAGAGGCTCATGTCCTACCTCCCAGCTCCTGGGCCCCTGcctttccccctttccccacGGATGGCCTCAGCCCTCTTCTGAGGTCCAGCTCAAAAGCACCTCCTCTGGGAGGCCTCCCTGACCACCTCTAgctagggacttctctcccctggggaaagggaaaatggggacGATAAGGGAACATTTATAAAGATATACACCCCACCAGGCTCTGTGCTACCTTACAGTTCCTAACAACCTTATGAAGTCAAgatattgttcccattttacagatgaggaaacaggcttggaGAAGCCAAATAAGCTTCCAAAGGTTGCCCAATAAGAAGAGTAATAGTCCATGGTCTGTAGCAGGTGGCCCGTGGGGCCTCCTGGAACCCACAGCAGTCATTCCCCACCCACACATGCTTTCTTCTCCTTGCAGGGCAGGTGCCATCCTCTTCCCCAGCATCACTCTTTGGACTCAGCCAGGGAGCCGCCTGACCGCCGGCCCCAGCCAACAGCCTGATGCCATGTCGGGTGGGGCCCTCATGCCAGCTCACCTGCACCTGAGCCAGAGAAGTTGTCAGAGTCATCCCCAGAGCCATCCTGATCTTCGGGGGGCACATTTGTGGCCACAGTTTGCTGAGAGAAGATCAGAAAATGGTGTGAGTGGAGGCTCGGTTAGGGTCCTGCTATTCCAAGGTCCCCATCCTATACAGCTGGTAAAtgtccccctgccccctcctccccacacacacagcacaggaaGGAAGCCGTCGTGGGTGGCTCTGGGCAACCCTTTGGTCCGCTACACACCTCCTAGTGCTATGATGACAAAGCCCTGTGTCTTTGACACAGGGACCTTGCCCCAAGACACCAATACTGGGAACACAGGCGATGGCTCCCATGGGACCCCATAGACCAGCTCACACTGAGAATCAGGTCTTGGGGCTACTGGCCAGGGAGCTTTGGGGTCCAAGATTGGGGCTTTCCAGAGCCTCCACGAACAATGCCACAGAGCCCTGGCTCCAGAAAGGCAGCCTCCAGGAGTGCTGGGCACCAGGGTATGGACACCAAGGGatctgtggggggaggggcagggatgggCACGGGCTGAGTCTCATCCACAGGAAGGACTGGTCCAGGCCCACTTGGGGAAGGAAGGACGGGGATACTCATCAGGCTGGGGACAGGTGAGACTAATCTAAAGGGAGCCTTGCACTAAGGAGGCGCTGACAAACGGGCTATGGACCCAGAGCAGGCCCCGTGTGCAAACAGCCACCCCAGGAATGCTGCCTGCCTGGCCCAGAGGTTTCAGGTGCCAGAGTGCCTGGGGCAAGGGGCTGCATTGGCAAGACCAGGGAGTGGGGCCAGGAGGCAAGATACACCACACATAGCTGATTGGGCCTGTGCAGAAACACTGGCTCCGGGACAGCAGGTGGGGAAGAGAAGATCCAGCAGCCAGGTGGCAGGAAGAGGAGCTATGAGTATCCCGTTCAGCAACAAGACTTTGACCCAAATAACCCTATAATACAGTCCAACTTGAGAGGGCCTCAAGGTCACAGGCcacaacataaaaaaattagCAGAGAAGTAGGATAGCATAGTTCAGAGCTCAAAGTCTTTAGCGATCCCCTaacctctgccacttactagttgaaTGGCCCTGGGTCATCACTAACCCTCCTGTGGCCTTagtctccccatctgtgaaatggggcaatAGTATTATCTACACTCCAGGATTGTAAAAATACAGTGAGTTCATACACATGAAGATCCTAACAGAGTCTGGCCCACAGTAAGCACCCCACCAACAGTGGGGGCTGCCGGAACTCAGGGAACAAGAGATGCTCAGCATGGAGAGGAAGATTCTGGGGCCTGTCTGGGAGGAGGTACGATGGA of Rhinolophus sinicus isolate RSC01 linkage group LG05, ASM3656204v1, whole genome shotgun sequence contains these proteins:
- the SDC1 gene encoding syndecan-1 produces the protein MRRAAFWLWLCALALRLQPAFPQTVATNVPPEDQDGSGDDSDNFSGSGAGALQDITLSRPTLSTRKDMGLLTIMPTALEPTGTDSIAVSTSIPPAGEGPEEREAVFLSKEEHDFTTQEKDTTHPPRETSPHPTAHRASTARATTAQAPATSHSHRAMQPDHHETSAPTGPGHLDPRVPSGEDRGPSATEKADEDGAVTQFPAGEGSGESDFTFEVPTESTAEAATEHEQRNEPPVEHGATGASQGLLDRKEVLGGVIAGGLVGLIFAVCLVGFMLYRMKKKDEGSYSLEEPKQANGGAYQKPSKQEEFYA